The Erigeron canadensis isolate Cc75 chromosome 4, C_canadensis_v1, whole genome shotgun sequence genome window below encodes:
- the LOC122596825 gene encoding protein FAR1-RELATED SEQUENCE 5-like, whose translation MNQSEQVFLATSQFETYDELLRSVRSFYYAKGYGLSIRDSRKGKHVILQCDRGGSHKEPAEINRKRSTTSRLTNCPFQIVGKRGADGFWAFTVKNLTHNHEPSKDMSGHSSFRQLSPNKVKTVKEMTMSGIPARQILSSLRLETPSLPANSRTIYNLKKKIRREKLGNRPMINALFEELEKAGFTYDIVHDLDGRITRLFIAHPLSVKLAKHFSSTFVMDCTYKTNKYNMPLLISLESHASTPPFILGSYFWRKRMKKIMFGR comes from the coding sequence ATGAATCAAAGTGAACAAGTTTTCCTAGCAACCTCCCAATTTGAAACATATGATGAGTTACTACGAAGTGTGCGATCATTTTATTATGCTAAAGGATATGGGCTCTCTATACGTGATTCAAGAAAAGGCAAGCATGTCATTTTGCAATGTGACCGGGGAGGTTCTCATAAAGAACCTGCTGAGATTAATAGAAAAAGAAGTACCACTTCTCGTTTGACCAATTGCCCATTCCAAATTGTTGGCAAAAGGGGAGCCGATGGTTTTTGGGCATTCACAGTGAAAAACTTGACACATAACCATGAACCATCAAAGGACATGTCCGGCCACTCATCATTTCGTCAACTATCACCAAATAAAGTGAAAACTGTGAAGGAAATGACAATGTCTGGAATACCTGCTAGACAAATTCTTTCTTCGTTACGTCTAGAAACCCCGAGTCTCCCAGCAAACTCAAGAACAATATACAACCTGAAGAAAAAAATTCGTAGGGAAAAATTAGGAAATCGGCCTATGATTAATGCCTTATTTGAAGAGCTTGAAAAGGCTGGTTTTACATATGATATTGTCCATGATCTAGATGGGCGAATAACTCGCCTGTTCATTGCACACCCACTGTCAGTTAAATTGGCCAAACACTTTTCTAGTACTTTTGTGATGGATTGCACTTATAAGACCAATAAGTATAACATGCCATTACTGATATCATTGGAATCTCATGCTTCAACACCACCTTTTATTCTGGGTTCGTATTTTTGGAGAAAGAGGATGAAGAAAATTATGTTTGGGCGTTAA